The genomic stretch GACTGGGTTGGCATCGAAACCGATGAACCTGGACAAAAGAATGAAATGAGATTGCTCTGATTGAAGCAAACATTTGGAGTGCTCTGATTCCAACAAGAACTTGCACACTTTTTTAATCAATGCCTCTCTTCAAATCTATGTTgttcttatattattttttttattaattttgctaACCAGTCCTTAAAAAAACACTATACATTTTCATTCCTATCTAATCACAGTAAACCTTGGCACCCATAATGTCCATTCCAGGTGAATATGTTCTTTCACTACATAACCAACTAACACAGATAGAAACCTTGGCACCCACCTCACCATCTTTACAATCAATTTATTAAAACACGCAGCAAACCATATTATCACACTTACTAATACATGCAGCAGTAAGCGTGAAGGAGGTAATCCTTGTATCTTTGGCTGTCAAGTCATTATCATTGTGGGATGTTATGAGTGGTAAAAGGATAGTTAGAATAGTTATGCAACTAACTTCTCTACAAGCTTGTCTTCATCCAAATTCCTCAAAACCATCTCAATGTTCTGTTTGCAACTAACGTCTCTACAAGCTCGTCTTCATCCAAGTTTCTCAAAACCATCTCAATATTCTGTTAGAGTTACCTCTTCACACCTACTGCTGCATGTTTTAGTAAGCATGTCAACCTGATTTATGTATGAAACTCAACAAGGAAAACTCTTGTAACGGATTGTAAAGATGTCGCTGGTGCTGTAGTGAAGAACAATGAATTCAGCAGGAATGGACAATATCctctaacaaatttaaaaatGTAAATGAGAGCATAACCTTGTAAAAATAGACTATATGTAAATGAGAGAGCATAACCCAAATTTCCATTATTCTGCAACCAAAAAACATACATTAGGAGGTCTTGTTAAGTCAGCTCAGTTAGTAGCTATGCAGAGACACAGAGCTGGTTTCCAACCCGCAACATtccacattaaaaaaaaaacatactttAATTTGAAAAGCATACTTTATAGTCAATTGGAAGGTAAAGGAAATCATAAGTCCCATGGTGATTCTCCTCAATGTCATAAAGCAGCATCTTTGAAATGTACCTTCAAACAAATAGAAACACAAGGATGTTAAATTGATTTTATCATAAACAAAATGATCAAATTGCTGAGTAATTATTCTTACTTGTTAGgaatatttttaatgattaaagTAGTCCTTCTATACTCGGCACGAACAATCGTGTCGAGATCAATCTGGCAATGACAATACAACTTCTTAGTCTGAATTTGCAAGGGATGCAACACTGGAGGAGTGGTGAGAAAAGGTCCAAAAGGAGCAGAATACATGTATGGGATTAGACGCTTCTCTGATAAAGAATGTGATGGAGATGCGTTTGCATGGTTGTTGTGTGGTATAGAAGGTGCAGGTTGTTTGTCTTTTTGATTGTTTTTGTTAACACCATTATCAGATAGTTCTGTAGATGGAGTTTTGATGTTGTGGAATGGAAGGAGTAATTCTAAGTGAAGATTCGCTTCTGCTTGATGTTCTTCGCTCATCTTCTCCAACAACCTAACTAGGTTTTCTATTGTTTCTATGGTTACTTAGGTTAGGACTCGTGATATTTGATGATAGCAACCGTTATTATTTATAGTTACTTCAAGTTGTTGGAATATaacccaattttttttaaaaaaatacttccGAATTTATATCTACGGAAACAAAGAGTATAATTTGAATTCTGTGTATTGAGAAATCCTCGAATATAATAGCATTTATTTggttaaaaaaaaacaatgtgTTTATTTAGAAATCTCTACTCATTCCAACAACTTGAAGTAACTATAAATAATAACGGTTGCTATCATCAAATATCACGAGTCCTAACCTAAGTAACCATAGAAACAATAGAAACCCTAGTTAGGTTGTTGGAGAAGATGAGCGAAGAACATCAAGCAGAAGCGAATCTTCACTTAGAATTACTCCTTCCATTCCACAACATCAAAACTCCATCTACAGAACTATCTGATAATGGTGTTAACAAAAACAATCAAAAGACAAACAACCTGCACCTTCTATACCACACAACAACCATGCAAACGCATCTCCATCACATTCTTTATCAGAGAAGCGTCTAATCCCATACATGTATTATGCTCCTTTTGGACCTTTTCTCATCACTCCTCCAGTGTTGCATCCCTTGCAAATTCAGACTAAGAAGTTGCATTGTCATTGCCAGATTGATCTCGACACGATTGTTCGTGCCGAAGATAGAAGGACTActttaatcattaaaaatattcCTAACAAGTAAGAATAATTACTCAGCAATTTGATCATTTTGTTTACGATAAAATCAACTTAACATCCTTGTGTTTCTATTTGTTTGAAGGTACATTTCAAAGATGCTGCTTTATGAAATTGAGGAGAATCACCATGGGACTTATGATTTCCTTTACCTGCCAATTGAGTATGTTTTTTTTATGTGGAATGTTGCGGGTTGGAAACCAGCTCTACGTCTCTGCATAGCTACTAACTGAGCTGACTTAACATGACCTCCTAATGTATGTTTTTTGGTTGCAGAATAATGGAAATTTGGGTTATGCTCTCATCAATATGCTCTCTCATTTACCTATGCAAGTTTCCCCCTTGAAAGAAAAGATTAGAGCACATGAttacaaaagaaaacaaagaaaaaaaatgaattctAACCCATCAAGGTAGCAACAGAATCTGATATATAGTTTAGGGTTTAGATAGAGAATTGAAAGATACACATTCCGTGAGCAAAGCATAGACAGCGTTTTGACTTTTAAAACAAGGCATAGAGAAGAACAAACATACCTGAAATTTGAGAGTTGTCGAAGGAATGGTCGGAGAAGAAAGAGTAGACATAGTTTCTTCTTCAGCGGCTGGCGCTCCAACACATCAAtttaccttcttttttttttttttttcgtcAATTAGTATGGGAAGGGTTTTAGTAGATAGGATATGGGCATGAGTCATGACTCAATTTAATTGACTGATTTATCGTGTCACCCCCTATATTTTCATAAAAGTAAACTTACTTTTGATAAATGAGGTAAAAACTTATTGTTTGAAAAATTTGATAAAactcaaatttttgaaaaattcggGAAACTCTCAATTCTTTTAATAAATAtagaagtgttatttgaaaaaTGGGTAAAAAAACTCATAGTCTTTTTGAAAAATTGGGTAGTGTTATTCAAAAAATCCATTAAAAACTCATGAGATTCTCTAAAAATCCGATAGAAACTCATAGATTCATTTGTACTAGTCAAAAAGTACAAGTGTGATATCCTGCAAGGGCAAGGAGACTTAGAGATCTTAGTAGGTGTATAACGCGTTTTGGTGGTGAGTGCTCGCTCTCTACGCCGAGAAGCTCTGTACACTGTTTTGGGGCTATTTAGGGGACTAGATCACGTGAGGTGAAGGGCCCTGCTAGTGGTCGATGCAACTTGATTGCAGGCAGGCGGTTAGGTTAGTCGGATGTGCTAAGAATGTAATGAGCATGGTGCTCTTTGAGTTGTGGAGAGTGAATATGACTTAGAGTTTGTCCCTTCCCCCTTTAATTATAGGAGGTATTTATAGATACCTCTTTGAGCCTGGGGTTTTTACTCCTTTCGTGGTGTTAATTGCTCCTCTTTTATTAGAAAAATTTATCGACCACTTATCTTATAGGAGTCAATGGAGACTCTCTCTTCCTTGAGCCCCACATTGTAGGTGTCTATGGTCAAGTCCTTGGATTCCACCTAAGCAACACGGTTGTTAGGTGAGAGTGTTATATCTTAGTACCCCTACAAATGTAACATTACGTAGTCTCTCGAGCACGAGGGTTTTTCTTAAGGGTGAAGTGTTTAAAATTCCATTACCTTTTCTAGAACCGGCTCCTCGTCATATCGACGAGTCTCTTAACTAAGAGCAGCAGCATTCGATGGGCGAGTTCCTGTGCTGAAGGCGCTTCTATTACTTGGCGATTCCCTCTGCTGGAGGCGCTTACGTGGTCATGGCGTTTAAAATGGCAAGGAAAAACATCTATGTTTCGAAATGATGCTTTGAGACATCAAAGCTTCACTCACTTAGGCTAGATTGAGTGCTTGAGGGGAAAAGACACTGTGGCATTTAATGCAGCTCATGATGACGttttttgggaaaataaatttgttTCTCATTTTACATGAGGCCTCCAAGTGTGGGAGCTTTCCCACTTCTGGTGGTAGTCTTTTCTATTGGGTGTGCATGTGGACTCACCCCTTTGACCTTCTTATATATTTTTCAGAAGCATCATTTTACTTCCTTTTCTCCCTCTTTTTTCATAGAAGCATTTATGGGTTAGATTACGTTCCCTTGAAACCCCACTTCTACCGGTTATGGTGAAGAGAACTAAGCTCATCCATGTTCAGGACATTGTTTTCTTGTATCCCACTGAGGATATGATCAACAACTTTCGTCATGGAACCTTGCTCGAGGGATGAGAGGGAAAACATGGACACCTCTAGTGACTCATCTGCTATTTACTTCTACCTTGATCTTCCTGTTATCTATGAGTTAGGGGTCTTGGTCCATTTCTATTCCTTTGAAATAAAGTTCTTAGCTGCCATTTATGTGGACCTTCCCTAAGTCACTCTAAATGTATGGGGTATACTTAGAGCTTTTCAAATAATTTGTTGTAATTTGGGGATATCCCCTTCTGTCATGGTGCTTCTCTATTTTTACAGAACGAAGTTTCTTCCCAATAATAGTTGGGTAACATTTCGCTCTTTCCTGAGGTATTTTTGCTGAAACCCTTCGCCAATCCTTATGAGGATTGGAAAGACAAGTTCGTTCGAATAAGAGGGCAGAGTAATGCTTCTCTTGTTATTGCGATAGCGGGAGTTGAGCCTTTTTTCCCTTATATTGGACTCCTCATCATAAAACCACAATAAGGCTAGACTCACGTGTCCTTTCTCCCCTGAACCGGGAAATGATTCAAGTTTCGGAGTTCTTTCACCCCCTTGACGTCCAACACCTTCATCAACTGGGACCGTGAAGACGACAACAGAGTGGAGGAATACTTAGGTATGGGTAAATACTTTATTATTCTTATTCTATTGTATGGACTTATTATGAGAGTTTGTTATCTACAAGCATGATGGTGGTGGTTCCTCTTAATGAAAAAAGGGAGCGTCTAGTGAAGATGTAGACGACTCAGCAACTAGCGATGCTTTCTTTTTCCCCTGACACTACTGATGCTCGGGGTACGGTGCAAGGTGAAACTTCACGAGCGATAAATATTTTCCCTCCTAAGGTTCATAGGAGGGTAGAAAGCTCTCATGGCCCGTTAGGAATCGAGAGGCAGAGCTTGAATCGGACCAATTAGTGGGTGTTTGGGCTCCTTCTACACTCTCTTTGTGGCATGATCAAACCTTTAACGCAATGAACTTTTTCtgatcattttttctttttaccCGAGAACTTCCTAGGTGATTACCGACTTCTTTCTGCTATGTCTCCCACTCAACTGTCTACTTTGTTAGCGGCCTAGCTTATGAGGTGTTTTCTGGTGGGGAGAGCGCTAAGAGAGAGACGCTTAGACACCTTGAAGAGGCTACATTCATGGGCCATCAACCTGAACAAATGCACTCTAGAATGTGGGGATGGCGTTAAAGCAAATAAAGAGGAGAAGTGACAATGTGAAAGCGTTTTCCAAAGGAGTTGACACTCAGACCTTTGTTCAGCATGAAAAAGTGGAGGACTTAAAGAAGTTGCTCGAGGAAGCTCGGAATGGACTTGAAAGCACAAAGGAGCGGGTCTTGCAGCTTATGGATGACACCGTGGCAACCTCCATTTATCACTTTGAGGAAGTGCGAAGACAGATTGCCTTTCTTTATCCCCATCTGGATTTGAGCCCCATGGATTCTTTTAAGGTGGTCCTATATGAGAAACTGGTAAGTGAAGAGTGATTCCTCCTCCCTCATACTTTCTTTTGGTTGTACTTCTATTTACCTCTCTGAGGGCTTCTTAAAACTGTTTTGGACAGCGGCGTCCCTTTGGGGTCGCCTTTTATATTAACTGCCTCTATTGTTAACTGTTTATTGCTTGTCCTTATTTTTTAAGACGTTTCATTGTTGAAAAATATTGCTGCATGAGTAGGAAATTATGGGTTTTTTTCACTTTAGTTCAAATTTGAtgaaatgaaagagaaaaaagagaCAAATATTTGTGCGTAGTTCGGTTTTTAATATTCGTAAGTTAAATTTGGAGATTGAAATTCATACTAACCTTTTAATATGTTTGTAGTTCTTAGTTTGGATTTAGGTGTGGTATGCTGGATTAGAACTTGACAAATACACTAAACTTGAATGTAATGAAGTAGAATTTATGAGAAAGATTGAAAAATATTGGTGCATGAGTAGGCAATAGTGAACAATGTTTTCACTTGAATTCAAACTTGATGAAATgaaagaggagaaagaggcaaatGTTTGTTCGTGAATATTTAAAATGCTAGCATTCGAATTTCAATCTCTATAAGTTAAATATGAATATTGTAGTTAAGACTAACCCTTTAACGTTTTTGTAGTTCCAAGTTTGGATTTTGGTGTAATATGCTGAGGCACGTCTGAATTTCAATATCCgtaaatttttaatttgaatgtcaacattcatatttatttttaacttaaaGTTTTTCAAAGAGAATTTATTGTGTATTTGGTGCGTCTTGAGATTAAAATGTAACGATTTTTAtttagacaatttctttatagacccccATGGGGTGAAGCCCCCTGTTAAAAACCCCAAAATGCCCCtagatttcagagatgcatctccgaaatcacccattttcacattttcaattatttcggagatgtatcttcgaaaacacccattttgggtgttttcagatatgcatctccgaaaacacccattttttggtgttttcagatatgcatctccgaaatagcATATAGAccagtttcggagatgcatcttcgaaatatgctctgagtttttctttttcttttcaaaacaatgacTAATCTCATATTTTACATTAATCGACAAAATATAACAGAATCGACAAAATATAACACgtaaattagaataaaatacCAATATTATAAATACGTAAATAGTTGTAACGATAAGTGCTCATTGTCAATATATTACAACACGAATACAAAAAAGTcatgaataaaacataaataggcaACTGCTACTGAGTATGCCCAATGCGAACACCCTGCGACCTCCTCTGCCACCTATACGCTGTCGCACCGGCCGCGTCACTAACCATCCTCTCCATAATGgcaactgcctctggaccgccctgttCAATGATACCTCACGAGAGGAAGtcgcccgagccagccgactcctcgatccagatgaggaACCTGCAGGCGCCTCATCCATTTGGACGGGCACTCAAACTCGACTTTGTCCTCGTGTCGCTGCTAGATGTGCAGTCCGCTCGCGTCGAGCCGATgttgtctgggtctctctaccttGTTTAAGTCGTGCCTGGTTTCCTGAAATTTTCCTGAAAAAATTGCACCAGGTATGACGTTGAAATAAttcagaaaattaaaaaaaatacaatttagaCTAAATTccgaagtgcatttctgaaactgGTCAGAGGTGATTTTAGAGATGCACTTTCAAAAACGCATGTGATTCTCCATTTTTGCAGTCTCCATTTCTTGCCCTAAACCATTAAAAATCTTATTTTTACCAACCAAACACTATTACATGTTGCTAGTAACTTCAACTAACTACATTTTGTTAATTTCTAATAGCCCTAACAAGATTATCAATGATAGAGTTTAAAGTTTATAAACTTACAATTTGTTTGAAGCTTTTAGTGTGCCTTTGAGTGAGCCTTTGATGTTGTAGAGCAACTTTAGATTGTGTAGAAAGGGGTGTGGCGGTGAAATTTTGATGTTTTGGGTAGAATGAAATGAGGGGGTGGTTATTTTGGAAAAACACacataattcggagatgcatctccgaagacgtaAGAAAGGattatttcgaagatgcatctcgaaaacacctttttttcaaaaaaaaaattgatttcgtaaatgcatctccgaaataatccTTTTTTACGTcatcgaaaatgcatctccgaaataatccTTTTTTACGTcatcgaaaatgcatctccgaaatatataAACATTTATGAAATTTCGCTAGGAGTTGACAAGAAGGCTTGAAagtctataaagaaattttctttttatttatataaagaaACAGATAAAGCCTTGGGCTGACTTAGGCCCGCGTATATGGGCCTTTTCTATTTCCACCCTCTAGTACCAcatcatgaaaaaaaaaaaaaaactctttgttTGGTCATGGCGAATTTGATCAACTGGTATCTCATGCAGAAGGAAAAAGGAAGCAAATCAGTCAAAAGGAGAAAGCAGAGAAACACTGAGATAGATCCGTGTCTGAATTGTTGAGTAATTATTTACTGGAATTATCATcgatactctttttttttttttctaaatgaaggaagatgaaggtgatgatgataGGAAAATCAGCAACGATGATAAATTTGTTCAAGATATCAAACTTTGGGGAGTTTTCCTCTTCGGATTAATCGGCGCTACCGCCACCACCTTCGCCGTGAGTTCTACGCTTTCACTATTCAATTCATTTCTATTAATTTTCCTAGTTTTTGTTTCTATCTTATGTGTTTTTAGGGTttacaccatcaatttgatcCTAATTTCATCACTAGCAacatcaaatcatcatcatcaacaccgtttttatttattattttttaaattgttaaCAAAGTTCATGAATATATAATTTCTGTAGCACGGACACCTCAGAAAAAAGTTGTGAGctgtgattatgtttaatttattcattcttTCTAATTATTGTCAGTGTGGACGTATCAATGTCGGTGTCGTGTTTCTGGTGTCAATCTTCAGAGTATATAATTACATATCTATGTATGTATATAATCTTATATTCTGTGAAGATGTGTTTTCTTCTTATCTTTGAAGTATTAAGAGATGTGAAATGGAATGAAACTGAGCATGATTGTTATTATTGAATTCTTTGTAGCTGTCCAGGTCGTTGAAAGGAGGGAGTGGCAGTTCTTTTCGAACGACTTTTCAAGAAGAAGCGTGGAAGAGGTACAATAAGCGGCTGCAAGAGGAGTACGAGGAAGAGATGGAGAGAGTGGTGAGTTTTTTATCAAAATTTGTGGTAGTTgcaaattttgttgttttatggaAATAGTCTTTGCCTTTTAAAAGAGTTTAAGATTGAAGATGTGTTGTGATCTTTCAAAATGGGAAACCTTCTCGGATGAAGCAAATTTGTCTGCAATCTTTATTATTTGATTGTAGAAATCTGCAAAGAAGTATGGTTTTTGGTTGCTTAGATGTTTGATTCGTTGGTTTAtgctaggatttttttttttgagccTTATGATTAATCACTTATGTTAAGTCACAAATGATTGTCCCTTATGAATATGATAGCCACTTGTGAAAGAGTCGCTTAAGATTATGGTAATCACTTGTGATGAGTTATTTCGGTAATGTTTCTATCTTCTCTTTATAGGAAAGAATAAGGCGTATGCAAGAGGTGTTTAATAGAGAAAGGAATAAGTATAGACGAAATCCCGAGAACTGGAAGGAAAATGGTTCTGGTACATATCATCAGAATTTCCCAAGAGATGATTGGTATTGGAAGGCTGAACAAACCTTCAGGGACCAGTGGAAAAATTACCCAAGAGAAAATGGAAGCATAAATTATTCATTATTATCACACCACTACTCAGTTTTGGGTCTCGACAGGTACTCACAGAAATCTAGTGTTTTTGTATATAGCATCTTGCATTGGCAGAAATTAGATAAGAATGCTGTAATACCCATAAGTGTATTCAACAGTTGATCCAGGCTTCTTGTTTGCAATGATGATCTTCATTATGTTTTGTTTTAGTCATATAGGAATAATTAAGGTGAAATCTTCGGGCCACTCATTTTGGGTCTAGCTTAACGTCACAAATTTGCTTGTAGGGGGAGAGATGCTTCCACTTTATAAGTATATATTCAGACAATGTCTCATCTAATTCAGGAATGTGATTTGATAGAAATTGTTTTGTGTACTTCTAAACTTGAGGGACCACAAGATATCACGGTTCATATATATTATGTTGTGAAGTAGAAAATGTTCGATAACAATAGTTTTTCTTAGTGTATACTATATTATATGGTACTTATGGAGGGTGAGCAATAACATATCTTTGCTTGAAGCAGTACATGACTATGTtctccctattaaaaaaaaaaagtgattttggtATCTGTTCATAGCTGATAGACCATTATGTGTGAACGGAAACCCCTTGCTCTAATCATATACCATCTGCATCAAAAGTTAGCAATAGCATGATTGTTTGCGTTCATGATTATCAAATAaagattccttttttttttatggatCTCAGGTCTAGAACAACACCATATACAGATGCTGAAATTAAGGTAATTTCTCTTTTTATCCAAGATATTATTGAATGCTTGCTTTGTGACTATGATGATAATCTCCTGCCTATTTCTTGTATTATCTTCTGGTTTGTATCATATGGCTACCAATGACACTTTCCACTGATGTTATTTGACGGTAGGGTTAGCACCAGTATTACTTCTTAAATAGAAAACTAGTTTTGTAACTTGGGCACCAGTGAAAAATATTCTCTTTGTGATTTGTGCTCTAAAAAAATTGCAAGACTACCACAGTATGTTTGTACATTTTACAAACTATCTTGATTAGCCTCTAGCAAAATCCTATGGTGTGGTGCCAAATTACCAGCGGAATGCTCTAGAGTATATAGAGTCATATCATATATTTTCAGGCTATATGAATCTGTTTGGTTGCGAAAACGCATTTCTTTGCTTCTTTTTCCAACCCAACTCAATGAAGAAATGTAAATATGTGGGAGCCTTCGGAATTTTTTCGCTCTTCTCAATTTCTTTGATAACTAAGTAGGCGAAGTTTCCCATTTTACTTTACTGTTAATAAAAAAAGTAGGGGAGTTTCCCATTTCTCTTCTCTCAACCATTTTTAGGAAACCAATCAAAGCATGAATGGTATTGATGATGCTGGCGCAGTAAATAGTACATAAGCTCGGATGTTTTGTGGATGAGTTTTTAACGAGAAATATTAATAATACATTCTCTTAACATACTTATCATGATTAGTGAGACTTGTATGGATTTCATTTAATTATAGAGAACAATGCTAGCATTGTTATACTCATATAATAATAGATTTACAACAATGATCTATTTTAAGTTTATACCTTTTTAACTTAGTTTTCGGCATACTTACTATGCATAACTATTATATATTGCTTTCATTTTTGTTAGGTCttttatttacaatattttaCTCTTATCTCTTTCACAGACAGCATTTAGGACCAAGGCAAAGCAGTATCATCCTGACCAGAACCAAGAGGATAGAGGTAGGTCTTGCGATATCATAAAGATCTTGTTATCTTAATCTGTGTCATTATTACTTAAAGATTCATGGATGTGATAATGTGACAGTGGCTGCTGAGGCTAAGTTCAAAGAAGTAATGAGTTCATATGAGGCCATACAACAAGAAAGAAAGAATCATAGTCTGTAAATGCAACCCTGCCTGATAATCTTGGGAACTTGAAGGATGCAAGgtatttaaaacaataataattttggGGTCGTGTCTAAAGTTGATGTAGTAGTTTGAGACCTGCCCTGATCCTGGTGAGTTTTCGGAGTTCAACTCACataaatttttataacaaaaaaaaagttgATGTAGTTCACTACTGGTATGCCGTAAACCAAGGGAAACCTTAATTTTGGGCAATTATTACACTATAGTAGTGTTGTATTACAATGAGGTTGGTCGCAATGCCGTAAACCAAAAATCATAATAGTATAGGTAAGTAGCTGGTGGCAGTTACAGTTTACATTTCTAATAATGTTCAAGGTTTAAACATACACTTGTTTGATAATTTAGTAGTTTTTGTACTAATTAGGAAAGCTGCTTGTGCTGGTTAGAATAGCACAACGAGGAAATCCAGTTTTGTAAGGAATTCAATTGAGCATATGTTATGTTGTAATTATTATTACCGAGTACAATCTTAATGTTTGTAGGATTGCTTCTTCTTTTTTCCATTGGTTTTTAAGATTACGTGACAACTCCAATTTCCCTTGGTCTTAATGATGTCAATAGACATGTTTGTAATTGTTTGTTATTAAATCAAATTGATTATGATATGGCTCTCAGGCTTTAGCAAATACAATTGAGGAGTAGGGTTTTACAGGTTTCAAATGTTGTTTTGATCTCAATCTCAAAAATTAACTCCTAAGGTGTCAAAAGACATATATACATCCATCAGCTTGAAAACCTTATGAATGTGAAACTCATACAACTTCAACACATACTATCATGCAGCCTCGCATGGAACCTGGGTTTAATTCTCGCATTATCATCATTAATCCGATTTTGATATTTCGTTAGATGGgtttaaatttcaattttaaaagcTAGTTTGTAAGATGAGGATACCCAATCACATATGGATATCATACTATCTGACCGATATgaatatcatatttatccaacgGGATGGACACGAATATCATACTATCCGTCCGCATGGATATCCATTTACATCCCTACACATATCTATGTATTGCAGAACTCCGATACAACTTCAATTTAGAATGtacaatacaaattaaaaatgtcaTATTTCTCCAATAAATAAATTTCGCAGCCATCAATTAAACTAGCATGCATAAATGTcggtttaaaatttaattaaattaaattaatataaaattaattgaaattgaTCACGAGTTTGAGGAACATATTCAATGCAATATTCAGATGTGCATGTGCTATAAATAAACTGTGCTAAGAAAAAGGTGCAAAGCAAACAGAGGAACTATGCAGAGTAAAGGAAAATTTTAGCATTTCTGAGTTAATATCATTGTCACCATAGTTTGAGCAATGCTtgtctaaaaaaaattaacaaaatgttTTTGTATGTTTTCTTAATCTTCTCTGACAACTGAAAAGGTGGTGTTTTCCAAAACTCTTCATGGCTGAAATTATCAcggctttaaaaaaaattata from Vicia villosa cultivar HV-30 ecotype Madison, WI linkage group LG4, Vvil1.0, whole genome shotgun sequence encodes the following:
- the LOC131596440 gene encoding uncharacterized protein LOC131596440 — its product is MKEDEGDDDRKISNDDKFVQDIKLWGVFLFGLIGATATTFALSRSLKGGSGSSFRTTFQEEAWKRYNKRLQEEYEEEMERVERIRRMQEVFNRERNKYRRNPENWKENGSGTYHQNFPRDDWYWKAEQTFRDQWKNYPRENGSINYSLLSHHYSVLGLDRSRTTPYTDAEIKTAFRTKAKQYHPDQNQEDRVAAEAKFKEVMSSYEAIQQERKNHSL